tatctccatttaaaatgctgtgtagtccaggactaggcttaatgaTTGTCTTTGATTTTTCACtgtaaatgctccaaaatatagaggatgaagcagaaaaaaaaaactcttttttaaaacCTTGAGCAGACATCTTAATATTTTTGTTGATATAGTGTATGTACAAATTGTAAGAACTCGGACCTAATTACAGCACCAACATAAGATAATACAGCCCAGCTATACATATCAGGAAGCCTTTTGCCACTGTGCCACAGCAAGTTAACTCCTAGAAGCTATTAGGTGTTCACAGACTGTAGAAAGCACACAAAAACATTTGTTCTCCTGGTCTATACAGACTCCTTAATCAGCTGCACTTTGCACACATTTTCCTCCCAGTTCAGTCAATACCAGTTTCAACCCTCAAGATAGTACTCCTATCACACATGCCACCAGCTCTGGGTGTCCGAAGGCTAGCATATGCCTCCGCTATTTACCATGAAGAGCCACTGCGTATTTTTAAACTGACGCTATAACAACATCACTGGACAGCGAAAGGCTAAATTATCTTGTAGGAGAAGGCCATCTAAAAAACAGCCCAGAGTGAGGAAGGGCAACCCTACCCACTCAGTGAGAGCAAGACTAATTATGCGATCTTGGATTCCTTGCTGTGGCATCATCACTATTTGCAGCATTGGCCCTTCATTAGCATTGTGTCATAACTCTGCTTACAGCTTGGAGGAAAGGCTAAGAACTAGGAGTGTAGCCGGAGCAAACAATACAGGGAAATTTCAAGGCCCATTTAGCCTCATTGTTTCATGCCGTCTCCTACACGGTACACAGATCCACCCTCCTTAACTAAGCAAAATGAAACAGTTCCTGCTGATAATTTGCAGTGAACTGTGTGAAATTGCCATTGTAATGCAAACAAAGCAGAAACAGAATCTCTTTAACCATATCGACCAGACCACTCCTTATTCTTTGCCATACATGCAACGGCATGCAATACAAGTAACCTCCGTATTACCAACTAATCTGTCCACTGCCATTTTATTTATATCATAGACATCACAGCCTGGAGTACAATGGGTCTGCATTAGCATGAATGCTTTACTATTATTAGCTTAGTGTCATGTATACAAATGGTAAATAGGCTTTTCCATGTGTTATAATAAGTAGTCTTTAAGTGAAGCAGGGACTGTGTTTATATCCTATTTACTTCACTTTCTGCACATAGCCCCCTTTTGTAAGTGCTTTATGCAATTGGCATAAAGGTCAGTTGTAGTTCCTCATTCATATGTACATACGGTAAGGTCAAATACAGCTCATGAGAAACTCCAGCTTATTTGATTTGTTTCAGAATTGATTAACCCAACAAAGGCCGAATGTCCTTCATCTAGAGCACAACCTGGCCAGCACAGCTCTTTCAACACGGCACCAGGTCAAACTCCACAGTCACTACACACTTACTAAACAAATGAACACGATTTGTTTCAGCAAATACATGCAGACATTCTCTTTTTACTGAACTAGAGCTGTGCACTGACAGGGTAGAATGTTAGAGGTTAACATTGTCCAAAAACAAGAGCAAGAAAGCATACTTCATAGATGGTTTTCAATCCTCACTCTTTAATGACAGTATTGGCTGAAACATATCTTAATTTTTCAGCTATGATAACATAGCTGTGAAAGTACTTGTGAGAACATTTCTTGTTCTAGCAGTTCCTGTATTTAGAACATGATGTCATCTTGCAGTTCGTTCTTGTGACTCTCAAGCTGGTCTATATATTGGTGTAACAGAATATTTTTAAGTACATCTCCGGATGTTTAACATTTGTTCTCTGTAAGAGCATGCATTGTTTCCTCTGTAAGAGATCTTCTAAAAGCATCTCAGATCATCAGTTAAGATGATCTGAACAAAAAAATGCTTTTGGCAAAGTTGACCCAGGTCActgcagagttaaaaaaaaaaaattgcaaaacagTACGTAAAGTCAAAATACATAGTTAAACTAATACACAAACCATGGTTCAGTATAAAAATGTGAGATTTTATTACAATATGCAAATTCGTAAAGATATCTAACTTATTAGAATGATACCCACCATAAACACGAATAAATGATGTTTTCCTTTCGTGTTGCCCCATGTTATTCATTAGACAGCATTAAGTTAATCATCCAAGGCCGCCTTCAATATTGATACATTGAAAGAATGATTAAAGGCAGTTTAACTGGGCTTGTTTAGAGAGAAGTGCTAACATGCTGTATACATGTCTGGGATTACACTGAGCGATACTGTAAATCTTTTCACAAACCTTCTACAAGTGAACCACCAGATACCTTCAATTCTTTAACCACACCTCTCAAACACTTCACATCAGATGAGTCATAGCACACAAACACTTAACCAATACTATGAGTGCTTCACTACCTTTCAAAATGATGCTGGTTAATAGTGAATTTCTGTTATACATGAAAAAGTACATGTATAATATTTTCAAGTTCAAGAAGCAGCAATTTCTTTAtttaactgtatatatttttttatttatcagctTAACAAATTggtcaaaaaaattaaacaaagcaTTTGTTAATTTAAGACAAAATTAAGCTACCAGCTTTGAGCATGACTGTGCAGCTGATGAGTGTTGTACTCTCAGAGCGGAATCTAGAGCACCGTGGAAGAGCCAGATGATTGAGAGGAGTGGGGTTTAGTAAACACTTTCTGGCATTCAAAGTTAGTCCAGAATCACTCACTTTAGTCACAGGGCCCGTGTCCTCACTCTCCCCAAAAGACAACTTTACTGGTAATTTCCTAACTGTGATGTCTGCACAGCTCATTGACTCATCCCTTGTGAAACACCTCTAGTTTGTGCCTCCCCAAGAAGAGACCAAACAACATTAATACTCGAATACAGCCCCACCCTGGAAAGGCAAAGTTAAGACTAACAGACTGGGAGACTATTTTTGAACATGAATGCTGAACTTGATGGAATTATGCATTAGTTTCTTGTCTGAGCACATTGCTGGTTTCTCTGTTCACTTTTGCTTGTGTGTGACACAATGAAAGTTGAATAGGGGTTAGCAGATACGTTGCCATTTCTGAGAAACATGTGGATAACATAACTTTTGAACATGAATGCTGGACTTGATGGAATTATGCATTAGTTTCTTGTCTGAGCACATTGCTGGTTTCTCTGTTCACTTTTGCTTGTGTGTGACACAATGAAAGTTGAATAGGGGTTAGCAGATACGTTGCCATTTCTGAGAAACATGTGGATAACATAACTGAAGAGAGAGTCTATGGAGTGCGAGTGAGTCAGTAAAAAAGATAATGGAAACAAAAACCGGGCTTGTAAGAATGTAAAATGCAAACATAATAGCAAAAAACAACAAGAGTGCCTTAGTTGAAAGGAAAATCAGGAGCAATTAAAAAGTTttcaatggtttaaaaaaaattacacctcCATAATACCTTCAAAACAATACTTTATGTAATATTGTGAGATGGTAGTTGTCATTTAGAATTATTATAGTGCCAAAGCAAATGTAAGAGCCAGCTGAGAGGATTGGTACAgtatagaaaagagaaaaaaaaacattacagggAGTCATCAAAATTAACAAGATTATAATCAAACTTCTTTTTGCTGACTGATTTGAGAAGCAACGTTATTTGTTAAatcttcagtttcattgttttttttttcttctttttttctcttttgcactGACCAGTTCAACTGAACAGTACATTAAGATTTATAATTTGAAGTGAGCCAAGTCAGCCCCTCATACAGTCCATCACCTGTCGTGGCACAAGAGGGTTGAACGTACCAATTTCTATCTCGAATGCGGGTCAACCCGAGCTTCTCTTGGATCTCGTGGGGTTTCATTGCATCAGGAAGGTCTTGCTTGTTGGCGAAGATCAAGATGATCGCATCCCTCATTTCTCGGTCGTTGATGATGCGGTGCAGCTCCTGTCGAGCCTCATCAATGCGATCTCTGTCAGCACAGTCCACCACAAAGATGAGCCCCTGAGTGCCTGTGTAGTAGTGCCGCCACAGGGGTCTGATCTTGTCCTGTCCGCCCACATCCCACACGTTAAACTTAACATTCTTATAGGTGACCGTTTCCACATTGAAACCGACGGTTGGGATAGTGGTGACGGACTGTCCGAGTTTCAGTTTGTAAAGGATGGTGGTCTTGCCGGCTGCGTCAAGTCCAAGCATCAATATTCTCATCTCTTTGTTGCCGAAGATTTTTGAAAGCATTTTCCCCATCTTGTTGGCTGTGCATATATTATGGTTATTAGGGAGAAAAGAGAGGGACGGTCCAGGCTTCTTTGGGTGGTTATGTACCTTTGGCGAGGTTATGTGCTACTTTAATACTTGTCTTTTTTGGATGTAACACCACAATGCTTTAGATAGAGATACTGTAACAGAAATAGAATATTGCTTGAGTACAAACAGTAGTAACACTCTTCAATGGCTGAGGAACGAGACAGGCTGTGTTGTCACCAAATGAAGGATGAAAAAAAGAGGAGGAGAACACCTTCTCATTGGTTTAGCACAGTTCTTTTAGACGAATGAGTGAAACACATGAGagaagaacaaacaaacaaaccacacGAAgtttgaagaaaaagaaaaaacgtgCTCAGCAGAGGGTGTGGATTAGCAGCCTTATTTAACCTGTCTCCTCAGAGTGCTGCTGGTAGCTCAACAAAAGTGGCACCTTTTGTTTATTTGGTGTCAGCTGGCCAAGGGTAGGTCCTTCAGGTCCACTCTCAGGCTGGGTGCAGGGCTGCTGCTGAGACAGCGTGGGCTATCGTAGACTTGAGATTAGAAGCTGCGGCGCTTGAGCAGGCCCTCTCGACAGTCCGCAGCAGTAGTTCAGACTTCCTTCTTGTAGTATAGCTGGTGGAGTGCCGGCTGTCCCCCGCGCTCTATCCGGCGCGCTCGAGCGGCGGGATCCGCTTCAGGAGGAGTTCATGCCCACGAATACGGTCTTTAATGGCGAACCAGAGGAGCGGAGTCTGAAGAAAAGCGCCCGGGAGAACTCCAGAGGTCATTGATTCCTTCGAGTTTCcgtcctcccctctctctctctcttctctcctcacCCTGAAACACAAGAGCGGCGGAGAAAAGGGAGGGGTATCAGACACAGCACAACTTTAATCGGCCACTCCGCTCTCCAGTTTCCTCCATTCTCCTCCTCagatctctcactcactctcacacacactcactcactcactcgcagcGGCGGAAAACTGCGGAATTACCTTCAAAACGCGGCGGTCGCTCCCCCGCTCCCCagacctcctctctctctctttctcttcccctctccgagtctctctctctctctgagccgCGGTGGAGCTGTGTTACCGGAAAAGGTGCGGACCTGCTTCACCCGCCACTTCCTCTGCTCACAGCAGCAGCGCTCTCCAGCGTCCAGCCCAGAGAAGCGCCCGCCATACAGATAACACTACTGCAGCTACCCCGGAGTTTCCGCTGTTTATAACAGACAAAAAACTGCAGCGGAGCCGAGCTCTAAACACACGGTATAAACCAACCGGTGATGTGGAGTTTTAACGCTGAACAAAAAGCGATAAAAGaggattttttaaaaacacatttacaccacagcggaggggaggaggaggaggaggacggggGACCACAGCCCGGTGGCGTCATTTTACGTGAGAGGGCGGGAGCGGTGACGCGCGAGCCATTTTAAATAATGCTGCACGGCCGTTAAAGGGCCCGCACATTAGAGGTGCGCGATACTGGGAGTTTTGGTATCGATCAGAttccaagtaaatgcagggccaatTGCCAATATCGATaatgataccgatactttttaacattttaagcttcatagatccaaagaataaataaaaacctaGGATTAATTTTTTGCCAGACATTGTAcgtgacaacaaaatactttcacaatcaacattgttgtttagaTACAAtataacagtaacaaaacaaagtttgccttaaccttaagaaaataaatatttttggagGTAAAAATTGAGCagccacaatacaaaaataaaataaaaattcttccctcactagacatcttttcaagttctttgtttcttgttttttttcaaatagaattgtttttaggaaacacaataaaatgaaatgatcttcctttcagtgcaattctatttttttctaaaataataaaaaaaatcccccaaaaaatAATCATTCATAACTGTTGGCTGTTTGGCTGGCTCCGCTGAGCCATGTGACACACGGGCAACAACAAAAGACCAGTGGTTTGGGGCGCACTCTTACAGACAGACAGTAGGCTTTGATAAATCTGCGTGCGCGCGAGAAAAATAGCTTCAGTATCGatctttttacacgagtattgctcaatatcaataccagcgttggtatcgatatttgGATTGATCTGACTTTTTTCTGGTTGTGTAAATGTGCCAAGTCCAATTTTCTCAAATCAGACTTGGGTCACTTTGGCcatattcacattaccaggctgaagtgactcaaatctgtttattttgctcaatgtggctcagatctgatttatcCATGGATGGGTTAATGTTCCAAGGATGTGttaattttttcaaatcagatttgagtgactttcatatgtggtcctaaatcagatacgtgaTCCATGGACAtgggacatgaatgtgaatggtcaaataaCTAAGGCCAGTTATAATTATATTTCGTTAATTATAGATTACAGTAAGTCCTACAatgctaaattaataaaaaaagtttgaaaataaaatagtaattggctgatcagggcaagttaaacatattttttttctcaaaccttgactatctatcaaagctagctaattctaaacTTAAGCTGACTGTCATAGGCTgtaatttattaagcacacagtgggtttgatctgtttgttttgattcagagtctttttaaccagctatcaaaAATAATCTAATCAccgtttacatggttagcctactcttacctttcttttagaaaaaatgcccctggtgcagctgtgcagctatagctgcaaaaacagcaaaaccatgccgcctggccttttttttctGCTAACGCATACTTTTCTCTTTGTAAGGCTACAAGTAGTATCTCAACTATAGACCAAGCGTAACACATTAACTACATCAACAACTAGCGAGGATTATCTCTAATAAAGGGAACACAGGGAAAAAACATTCAAATTGGGTTTAAAGAAAACATGCAGTATTTGACCAGTTATTAAGCAGTTATATTAACTTTAAATGGACTAATAGTATCACTATACTTATGTATTGATGTGCCATCACACAACAATATATGGTAAGTGCTCTAGCTAAAGTAaactcaaatttgttttgatacAATTTTAGCATATAATCCATTGTACCAAGAAGAATTGAGAACGCATTCCTATCCCAACAGTAATACCTTTTACATTAAACAGTGCAATAATGTATGAGTAGTGTAAGTCCATTTCAGACAGCATTGTGGGATACTGACTAGTCAGTAATTTTTGGATAAATATTTAGatatgcacacatacatacacacttatacaaaTGATCAATGTAAAAGATTTCATGAGAAATGACAGAGagtaaacacagcttataatgcacAGAAGAGAATTGGCAATCGAATAGAGGCTCTTGGTAGTTATTTCGGTTTTTATATGAGCAGTTCTCCAAGAGTTTTCTTTCCTTGACCTTGAATGTGCAAGCTTTTCACCAGCTTCATTGATCATTTTTATGGACTTGTTTTAATTGGCTATACAGGTTGGGCTTACTATATATCCATAAAAAAGCACAGTAGCTGTGTCTAAAATGCAAGATTTTCATATATACAGTTTTACTTTGAAATTGATAATACATTTTTGCCATTATGTATAAACTTCACTGTAATAAATCTCTTTAGTTTAATTCACATTAAATAACAAACCCTGTATCACTTGTGATCTTAGAGGCCTTGCTAAACAAGAAGAACAGGGCCTTTAGTCTGGTGATAGGGGTGAAATGAGAGAGAGTGGAATGTGAAAAGCAGGTTAAGGAAGAATAAAGGAGGAAAATGGAGACCTAGAGGGGCTAGGTGAAAGAGGTGGAGAAAAGAATAAAGAGAACATCAGACTGTAAACTGTCCTGTAAACAGCAGGCTGAGCAGAGCTGGATGAGGGCAGATTACTTGAACACTTTTTACAATAGGCTTGATACTAGGCCATTCGCAAACCCATCAACAGCAACATTGCTGCAccacctaccccccccccccccactccttTGTGTCTTTTTCAGTTCTTAAACAATGATCATCACCTACTTTgatcatgttttgttttataatgtaTCTTTAAAAAGTGCtcaatgttattttaattaaagttttaaactactgtctgtttttaaaaagaaaaaaacatcttgatcTGTCAAAAAACTGCCATATACTGGATCTTTAGATGAAAACTTCTATGTATCAGTTAGTTACTTGTTGCATTTGCCAcctaaaataataaagataataaaaaactaaaagttcAGCAAACACTGGTCCCTCAGACTGAGTGCAAAGTTCCTACACAAATGACTTTTATGTGCTGATATAATTAACTGATATAAGCTTACATTTACATCAGTAATGACATGTTATTGAAAATTGTAGTTCCCGATATTTACACTGTATTACTCAGGTTTAAGATATCAATATTTGACTAGTCAACAATTATAATGTAGAGATCTGAAGCTGCACATATGCATTTTTCTCTACTGGTCAAAACTACATTGGCCATATCCTTATTAATTTACAGATAGGTGGGCCtggattttaaagtttttagtaAGAATTGCAGAGAATATTTTTACTATTAATGTTAACATAAAAATGTTAACATGACTAGTCATAATTTCATTAAAGGCTTGagatagtgacgtgaacaatttCATCAACCAATAGGtgagctacgggaagccgcaaggTAAGAATATATTATGTGACTGTTTAAAAATTCTATGAAAAAGAACAAATTTTGCAGTTAATACACTTTATATGGTTATTacttaatatgtacagtattttaaacacaggtaagCCTATTTTTTAtccactactttgtcttattgtgcagtgttatttttgatacaaacacgtttaataaatacacattttgcaagaaggatgttctttattgcattaattctgtCTAAAACATAGGCAAATGTAAAGCAATGAAACTGTGATATTTTTTTTGCcgtacaaggttgtagcaaaaagggggtggggggtggggggggagaAGCTTctaggcagagttgaacacaaaatgtatttattaaaaatatcaagaactaacagtatGGCAGAAAAAttaactgttgatggggacagaagttgtgagtctctgataaatcacagttttgatatacacattatttgtaacctAATATTGAATATCtactgtatgtaaactccaccagaatcTACTTGAGTTTGCGAAAGTTGTgcaaaaaagcactcaaaagcacaattttatgcttttatgcattgtgtttaaatatagcttaattgaactgaaatatacttaagttggcATAAATTGTTCCACATTTAGTATgtgtttaagtacatattttaaaatttacaaagtatgtacttttccatgttaagtatacttaaaaaaaaacgtacttaatacacttttcttttacaagggttgtCTTTAGAAATGAGAGGGTGGTTAAAAGTCGTTGCAGAGTCTTCAGTGTACGCCCTGTTACTGTTGGAGGGGCGGTTTAAAAAGAGGCCCCAAGCAGCAGAAACAAATACAAGCCGCGCCagcacacccacacccacacctggAGCTGCCCATCAAGTGCGCATGCGGAGAACATTCTTGCCCTTCAGCGTCGCTGTGTGTAGAATGAGAGCGCGCTGCCGCGACCACATGTTGTCGGAACGATAAGTTCAGATAAAGTGCAGATAAACCAGGGACACAGCGACGTTTCATGGAACACTCTGGTGAGTTAGCACGACAGCGCGAGCTTTCGTCATATTTCTCCGGTAACTGGCGGCTTTTCGGCCCTGTTTATCCGGACAGGCGACGATACTGTGTGGTAGCTTAGCGGTTAGCTCGGCTAGGCtgtgtagcttagcttagctgtgtGTAGCGTTAGCCTTTAGCtggctagttagcattagcatggtaACAGCGGGCTGTAGGCCCAAACCACAGCAAGGTTGTTCGCTCTGCAGtgaattactttaaattaacgGAGCGTGTACCGTAAAAATCGAGATTTACGTAGCTAAACTAGTTATTaagcttttttttcctgtttggaCCTGTGAAGAAGAAGTAGCTAGGCTAACCAAGCTAGCTTTCTTATTCAGCTAACGCTACGTGTTTCAGCCAGTGAGTGACGCGAGCAAGCTAGCTAGCAAGTCGGCAAACAGAAGTTGTGCAGCTTTATCTACAGTTTGTTAGTTAGATAGTAACTAGTCTCTTCGTGCAAAACAAGAGTGTAGTGGAAACCAGTGCGTTAGTTATGTCTGCATAATATTTTTGAATAACTGGTAGGGTTTATGTAAACCTGTATGTTCATTAACGCGCATGGacgtgtttctcaaccctggtcccTTATAGGCCCACTGCTCTGCACTATTTAGCTACCAAGCCAGTGTTTTTTCTTTGGTTTAATCACACTTTAGCAACAGACCGTTATTGGTTTAAGCTTGGTGTGTTCAAGCAGAGCACTGGCACCCCTCAATCAGAGGTAGCTAACAATCTTATTTGTGTAGGAATAACTAACCTAGCTGACTACTTTAGCTCACAGTTTCTTCCTTGCTAGCAATGGCTGACACGACTTCTTAAAATCACAGGTTAATGCTCAGAGCTACTTCCTTATATAGGAAGTTAAAGATGGGTGGACATTCTGGCGTTGGAGTAATTAAACCTAGAGCATTGACttatttaaagtaattaaagTTCACTTTTAGCTTAAATCAATTGGGTATTACTGTGTAAAACCACTTCTTACACTCATACTAGACAGATCTCCTACAATTTGATACTAAATATAGACTATCGCTTTAAAACGGTAAACAGCTAAATGTGAGATTTTCAAATTCCCTTTGTATATTTTAGTTATGGTAAACACAAGTGTGAAATGAGCAGCCCATACCCCTCGCCCactgtttctgtccccagcacattgtgtagtttttcatttaaaaataacaattagtCAACACTGCAATATGGAGTTATTTTCTATTATGTTTACTAACCGTTACAGCCCTACCCATAAATATACACTGCTTGTTTGGCCACAGACTTGCCCAACTGCATTCTTCTAAATGTAGTCATTTAAATTGCTCTTCTAAATGTAGTAATTTTAATTGCTTGGCTTGAAGTCTGCTCTGCATTTGTCTGGAGTTAGTAAATTATATAACTTATAAAATCTCTCAAACAGTTCTTGTCATCCAAAGCTGTCGCGTGCAATAATTTTTTGTTCCacttgtaataataatatattattaataataatgtctgAATGTGTTTTGATTTCCTTAGACCTGGATCTTTCAGACGAGCCCATGACGGGGATGGTTAATGCAGACACCCCTGACAATGGGGACTCTAATGCTGTGGAAGGTGCAGGGGATAGTTTCATTTCAAACCTTCCCAACTTAACCCAGGATGCTCAGTGGACAATGGACCAAGTTCCTGGCACACTTGCTGCTCTTGCAAGCCAGCAGGTTGCAGGACAAGAGGGGGAGAAGTTCTCAGTGGATGAGCCTTTAAAATCAGTCGAGCAAAAATCTGATGTTCCTGAACAAAATGCCTCTGAACAACCTGAAAATTCTGCTTGTGTTGCTGAAACAAATGGACAAACTGCAGAGCTGAGCTCTGTAATGCAGACCGAGTTGGACAGTTCCGAAAGTCCTGCGAACATGGAACTTGAGGATGCATCCAAAGAAGAAAGTGAGGAAGCTGTGGGTGATGTGGCGGGTGATGCTGCTGAGGGAAAAGAGGCAATGCCTTCTGACTTTGACCGGCTATACAAAGTAGTCGAGGATAACCCTGAAGATTTTAATGGATGGGTCTACCTTCTGCAGTATGTGGAACAAGAAGTGAGTGCAACATAGCTTGGTAAAAAACTTTACCCTAATCAAAGTCAAGAGTTTATTGCATAGACTAaaccttttctgtcttttccagAACCACATTTTGGCTTCAAGAAGGGCATTTGATGCCTTTTTCCTTCACTATCCATACTGCTATGGTTACTGGAAGAAATACGCAGACATTGAGAAAAAGCATGGTTTCATACAGGAAGCAGATGAGGTATGAATGAATAAAGTTGTACATTTGCAGTAATGTTGGAAAGTATCTTGCATCTTCATCTTTCTTCCATTTTCAGGTGTACCGAAGAGGTTTACAGGCCATCCCGCTTAGCGTTGACTTGTGGCTTCACTACATAGCTTTTCTAAGGGAGAACCAAGACAACAGTGACGGAGAAGCTGAAAGCCGCATACGAGCGTAAGTATATGCTTCATCCATTCCTTCCCCTGAGTACAAGAAATGATGTAATGTTGTACTCCATTtcaattttttaacttttttgcgCTTTTGTGTCCTTTCAGTGCGTATGAGCATGCAGTCCTAGCTGCGGGTACTGATTTCCGGTCAGATCGTCTGTGGGAAGCTTATATCAACTGGGAGACTGAACAGGAGAAGCTGGCCAACGTTACAGCTGTCTATGACCGTATCCTGGGTATTCCCACACAGCTGTATTCTCAGCATTTCCAGAGGTCTGtgatacaaatataatataattttgttgTTTTGAATGATGTCTTAAAGAAATGCACAAATGCATCAAATATGTAacgtgtttgtcttttttttttttttttttaggtttaaagATCATGTGCAGAATGGTAATCCCAAGCACTTTCTATCCGAAGAGGAGTTTGTGCAGCTTAGGTTGGAGCTTGCTGCTGCCAATAAGTCCACTGTTGAGGGAGAGGAAGAAGCCCCCAGTGAAGAGCTTCCACCAGGCACTGAAGACCTCCCTGACCCTGCAAAGGTAAGAATCCAGCCCCCAGTCTTTGTGGGTATGAAACATGCCAGAGACAGGGAGGGTCCTACCTGATGCTGGAGAGAGGCAAAACTGTGCAGGTTTGAAGAGGTGTCTTTCCGTTAGCAGCAAATGAATACCTGAGGATTCCAGTTGGCATCCATTCAGGGACTCGAGATAAAAGTGGGACGGGACCGTGACTGACACCGTCCCTCAACCCCTCTACCCCCAGCAGCACGGCTTGGGCCACAGCTGATGTGCAGGGTGTGCATACCATACTTATTCCAACGCAAGATTCTACTTGTTTCTCTTGAGCTCATGGTGATGTAAACCCTTGGTAGCTGGACATGCAGTTTGCACATCACACGATATGTTGAATGTATGCCTTTAATGTGGATTTTAATGGAGTTGTCTTTACCCTTTAGAGAGTCACGGAGATCGA
This genomic interval from Astyanax mexicanus isolate ESR-SI-001 chromosome 1, AstMex3_surface, whole genome shotgun sequence contains the following:
- the arf6a gene encoding ADP-ribosylation factor 6a, which codes for MGKMLSKIFGNKEMRILMLGLDAAGKTTILYKLKLGQSVTTIPTVGFNVETVTYKNVKFNVWDVGGQDKIRPLWRHYYTGTQGLIFVVDCADRDRIDEARQELHRIINDREMRDAIILIFANKQDLPDAMKPHEIQEKLGLTRIRDRNWYVQPSCATTGDGLYEGLTWLTSNYKS
- the prpf39 gene encoding pre-mRNA-processing factor 39, with translation MEHSDLDLSDEPMTGMVNADTPDNGDSNAVEGAGDSFISNLPNLTQDAQWTMDQVPGTLAALASQQVAGQEGEKFSVDEPLKSVEQKSDVPEQNASEQPENSACVAETNGQTAELSSVMQTELDSSESPANMELEDASKEESEEAVGDVAGDAAEGKEAMPSDFDRLYKVVEDNPEDFNGWVYLLQYVEQENHILASRRAFDAFFLHYPYCYGYWKKYADIEKKHGFIQEADEVYRRGLQAIPLSVDLWLHYIAFLRENQDNSDGEAESRIRAAYEHAVLAAGTDFRSDRLWEAYINWETEQEKLANVTAVYDRILGIPTQLYSQHFQRFKDHVQNGNPKHFLSEEEFVQLRLELAAANKSTVEGEEEAPSEELPPGTEDLPDPAKRVTEIENMRHKVIEARQEIFNHNEHEVSKRWAFEEGIKRPYFHVKALEKTQLSNWREYLDFELENGTPERVVVLFERCLIACALYEEFWIKYAKYLESYSTEGVRHVYKKACTIHLPKKANIHFLWATFEEQQGNIEEARGILKSLEESVAGLAMVRLRRVSLERRHGNLDEAETLLRDAIQNGKNATESSFYSVKLARQLLKVQRSIGKARKVLLEAIEKDETSPKLYLNLLELEYSGDVQQNEAEILACFDRAINSSMQLESRITFSQRKVDFLEDFGSDINVLVAAYEQHQKLLKEQDSSKRKAENGSQEPDSKRQRVDDASGASGQVAPDMQANHGYNYNNWYQQYNAWGTQNSWGQYGQYQYNQYYPPPPT